Proteins from one Cicer arietinum cultivar CDC Frontier isolate Library 1 chromosome 3, Cicar.CDCFrontier_v2.0, whole genome shotgun sequence genomic window:
- the LOC101489262 gene encoding exocyst complex component EXO70C2-like, with product MEKNLAENSDSFAPRDETPMPDPKRDGNADAEEPPPPPSNNDEEQTEEEKKEEETAETVDAVESPPPSLEKVSEEIDQFLVETLEEKEKERVSFEIHGYVGRFLDLIEEKLEKCETGEGKAKWEEVIEKDTWLLESVNRISKFKKTLTRTQNHDENETMEEKNEGRDSIENRVGVILQRAMSFLEEDFRLLIEESRTPTELVPDVDPKGKHVERSEQKEDNLDHQQHEESESEMNFPGYTDEAIAYMSKIAGEMLTGGYESECCQVYIVARRTAFEEILQKLGFERISIDDMIQKIQWETLARDMIPAWTNTFRQCTAVYLPGERKLAEAVFSSQPSVAENLFSSLSRGVVIPLLNFAEGAAMTKRAGEKLFKLLDMYETLRDIIPKLDGLFPEESLEELTTEINLAKSRLGEAAISIFCELENSIKSETAKNPVPGGAVHPLTRYIMNYLNIAGDYKETLEQVFKDHSRIEHLDSTSRPFYQENQNQNQNDVVDEKESSTPLSPFTAQVMRVMELLDTSLDGKAKLYRDVALSNFFMMNNGRYILQKIKGSSEMRQVMGDTWCKKKSFELRNYHKNYQRETWNRVLTCLSHEGLSVNGKVQKPVLKERFKGFNALFDEIHRTQSSWVVKDEQLQSELRVSISAVVIPAYRAFMGRFAQYLDAGRQTEKYVKFQPEDIETYIDELFEGKPQQSTGRRKT from the coding sequence ATGGAGAAAAACCTCGCTGAAAATTCCGATAGTTTCGCTCCTAGAGACGAAACACCAATGCCTGATCCCAAACGCGACGGCAACGCCGACGCAGAAGAACCACCGCCTCCACCGTCGAACAATGACGAAGAGCAAACGGAGGaagagaagaaagaagaagaaactgCAGAAACCGTAGATGCCGTGGAATCTCCTCCCCCTAGCCTTGAGAAGGTTTCAGAAGAGATCGATCAATTTCTCGTCGAGACTCTTgaggagaaagagaaagaacGAGTTTCATTTGAGATCCATGGCTATGTAGGGAGATTTCTGGATCTGATAGAAGAGAAATTAGAAAAATGTGAAACAGGGGAAGGTAAAGCAAAATGGGAAGAAGTTATTGAAAAAGATACATGGTTGTTAGAATCCGTCAATCGAATTTCAAAGTTTAAGAAAACGCTGACTCGGACTCAGAATCATGATGAAAATGAAACCATGGAAGAGAAGAACGAAGGAAGAGACTCAATAGAAAACCGCGTTGGTGTAATTCTACAGCGTGCGATGTCGTTTTTGGAAGAAGATTTTCGTTTATTAATAGAAGAATCTAGAACTCCAACGGAATTGGTACCCGACGTTGATCCAAAAGGAAAACACGTTGAAAGATCAGAACAAAAGGAAGACAATCTCGATCATCAACAACACGAAGAATCCGAATCCGAAATGAATTTCCCGGGTTATACGGACGAGGCAATTGCTTACATGAGCAAGATCGCCGGCGAGATGTTAACCGGCGGATACGAATCGGAATGCTGCCAGGTTTACATCGTAGCAAGAAGAACAGCGTTCGAAGAGATTCTACAGAAACTTGGATTCGAAAGAATCAGCATCGATGATATGATTCAGAAAATCCAATGGGAAACTCTTGCAAGAGACATGATTCCGGCGTGGACAAACACGTTCCGTCAATGCACCGCCGTGTATTTACCCGGCGAGAGAAAATTAGCGGAGGCGGTTTTCTCAAGTCAACCCTCAGTCGCGGAGAATCTCTTCAGCAGCCTCTCTCGCGGTGTCGTGATTCCGCTTCTCAACTTTGCGGAGGGCGCCGCCATGACCAAACGCGCCGGAGAGAAACTCTTTAAATTACTTGACATGTACGAAACACTTAGAGATATTATACCAAAACTTGATGGACTCTTTCCAGAAGAGTCCTTGGAAGAGTTGACGACAGAGATAAATCTCGCTAAGTCACGGCTTGGCGAGGCAGCTATCTCTATCTTCTGCGAATTAGAAAACTCAATTAAATCAGAAACTGCAAAAAATCCAGTCCCCGGTGGGGCGGTTCACCCTCTCACACGCTACATAATGAACTACCTCAACATAGCTGGGGATTACAAAGAAACTCTGGAGCAAGTTTTCAAGGATCATTCAAGAATCGAACATTTAGATTCAACTAGTAGACCATTTTACCAggaaaaccaaaaccaaaaccaaaacgACGTCGTTGATGAGAAAGAATCGTCGACGCCGTTGTCGCCGTTTACAGCACAGGTTATGAGGGTAATGGAGTTACTGGACACAAGCCTTGATGGAAAAGCTAAACTATATCGTGACGTGGCGTTAAGCAACTTCTTCATGATGAACAATGGAAGAtacattttacaaaaaataaaaggttCATCTGAAATGAGACAAGTGATGGGTGACACATGGTGTAAAAAAAAGTCATTTGAATTAAGAAACTACCACAAAAACTACCAGAGAGAAACATGGAACAGAGTGCTGACATGTCTGAGTCACGAAGGGTTAAGTGTGAATGGAAAAGTGCAGAAGCCTGTGTTGAAAGAGAGGTTTAAGGGCTTTAACGCATTGTTTGATGAGATTCATAGGACACAGAGTTCATGGGTTGTGAAAGATGAACAGCTTCAATCGGAGCTTCGAGTTTCGATATCGGCGGTGGTGATTCCGGCGTACAGAGCATTCATGGGGAGATTTGCACAGTATTTAGATGCTGGGAGACAGACAGAGAAGTATGTAAAGTTTCAACCTGAGGATATAGAGACTTATATTGATGAGTTGTTTGAGGGAAAGCCTCAACAATCTACTGGGAGAAGgaaaacataa